One segment of Triticum aestivum cultivar Chinese Spring chromosome 2A, IWGSC CS RefSeq v2.1, whole genome shotgun sequence DNA contains the following:
- the LOC123184269 gene encoding uncharacterized protein has translation MAWCTKNIGKGLLAATKVLICLCLVTMLVLSSEEMKSDACDKDWSLTWDNSSCILRGTCNKPCRRENFERGICKKLFHCMCYRHCNTESI, from the exons ATGGCATGGTGCACGAAGAACATCGGCAAAGGACTGTTGGCAGCCACCAAGGTGTTGATATGCTTGTGCCTGGTGACGATGCTTGTCTTGTCATCTG AAGAGATGAAATCGGATGCCTGTGATAAAGATTGGAGCCTGACATGGGACAACAGTTCATGTATCCTTCGCGGCACCTGCAACAAGCCCTGCAGAAGGGAGAACTTTGAGCGCGGCATCTGCAAaaaactctttcattgcatgtgcTACAGACACTGCAACACTGAATCTATCTAG